The DNA sequence CCGTATTTGAAATCCTCGAGAAGAGGAAAAAATAAACCTAGGAAAATCCCAGAAAAATTTATTTATTTTTTTATCCAAGTAATTTTTACACTTCAATTTACTGACTTTTCAATCCCAAGCAGCTGAAACTGGTGTTAAATTGATAGATAAAATACTGAAAAAGGCGGCAGAAGGGTACCAGCTCCAGGATGGAGAGGTTATCCAGTTATTCAGAATAAGAGAATCCGGGGATCTTGCCAGTCTCATGAAAACAGCCTTCAATATAATGCGTGAAAACCGCGGCTCTGTGAAGCTGACATCCACAGTGCACATAACAAACATGTGCCAGGTCAGGCCACGGTGCGGTTACTGTGGATTTGCTGCAGGCACATCAAAAAATGGTTACTATAACTCATTCTTCAAAACTGATGATGAGATCCTTGAAGCCGCCCTCATAATAGAGGAATCAGGAATACCCAGGGTCAGCTGCTCAGGTGCCCATGGATTCAATGGTGAGCATGCCGTGAAGGCTGCCAGGATAGTTAAGGAGAACACATCACTTGAACTCCTCATAAACGTTGGATCTGACCTCAACAGGAGTGCCACAGAGAAACTTGCAGACTACGGGACAGACACTGTATGCTGCAACCTTGAAACCACCAACAGGGAACTTTTCAGCAGTGTTAAACCCGGTGAGAGAATCGAGGACAGGATCAGGGTCTGTGAAATGGTTTGTGCGGCAGGTATTGAGCTCTCAAGTGGCCTGCTCATAG is a window from the Methanothermobacter thermautotrophicus str. Delta H genome containing:
- the hmdB gene encoding 5,10-methenyltetrahydromethanopterin hydrogenase cofactor biosynthesis protein HmdB — encoded protein: MIDKILKKAAEGYQLQDGEVIQLFRIRESGDLASLMKTAFNIMRENRGSVKLTSTVHITNMCQVRPRCGYCGFAAGTSKNGYYNSFFKTDDEILEAALIIEESGIPRVSCSGAHGFNGEHAVKAARIVKENTSLELLINVGSDLNRSATEKLADYGTDTVCCNLETTNRELFSSVKPGERIEDRIRVCEMVCAAGIELSSGLLIGLGESYADRLEHLKFLSKFETLGEIPIMGFNPYPGTPMEEHPPCPLSEQMKTIAITRILYPDIRITVPTPTIGPENVRFSLMAGADNLATVIPDGYPHDVKGVGSPRYGNLRDVLKVVKEMGLRAQLKPAPSAEGVALL